TCACCTATCATGATGAGCTGCTCCAAATCTTTTCTAGATATTTTTCAAGGTAAATTATATATTCTTAAgttgaagaagagagaaaaagaatggTTTTATCTCAACAACACTAAACCACACTCTACTAATCTctctacatataaaaaatacaacttcaATCTTTCTGATTTTTATGCTTGTGACTCGAGCATAAGAAACTCGAATACTAACTTAAACACCGAAGTATCTCTAGAGACTTGTTTCGCGAGTATAATTCAGTCCAGAACTCAGTGAGGGAAATCCATTTATGTGATATGTATGCTTGGTCGAAGGCAGAGAATTTGTAAGTTCTGCTTGCTTGGAGTCTTGGTAATTGGCAAGCCAAGAAGCTCAAAACCTGTGTCTTTTGGCCAGTCATTAATGACATCTTGCCATAAGCGAAAAATGCTAAAACGGGAAACAAActgtaacaaaataaaataaactacaaGAAGATGAAGTACCatgtatatttttcttcttgggAGAGACAACAGCCTAACAGGTCACCTTTGATCTGCTTTGATCTAGTGCAAGCAAAAGAACAAAATGATCTACACTGGGAACTAACGATAACAGAGCATCCAAAAGAAGAAGGGCACTTTGTAACATGCCGAAATGGATAGAACAAGGATCATTTACCATTCATACAGGATTGAGAGCTCACAAAGGCATAACAACATGCAAGAATGGTAACttcatgttaaatttaattctgTCAAGAATGAGTGGTACAACATTAACTACAACTCAAATAAAGTATATCAATTATTCTGTACAGAAACACAATGAATGAGTTAGAGATATCATAAACAAACTGATATTCACATATCTAAAGCTTACAGTTAAATTTTGCCATGTACAGCTTACTGTTAAAAACATGCAGATTTTACACATCACTGGAACCATGAGGGAACTTTTGTCTCAGAAACCAACTTGATGTCAGTTTGCAATACCTTTAGCCATGAATCGACCTGAGGCAGAGGAGGGAAGGGCTTGAAAATTAAATCACAACTTAAtgataattatgaaaattatataaaaaaaggctctcttaaaatttaaaagtcagGCATTAAAGTGGAAAGAGATGGTTTCAGACATGAACTAAAGATAATCCCAGCAAAACAACTTCAACAAGTTCTCACAAACAATCATCCAAATGTTATTCATTTGAAGCTGTGGACTATTTGGGGTCATTTGATGCTCTGGAAATATCAAAGCACCTTCAGGCGCACAATCTTTAAATGACAACTACGTGCATATGATCGGCACACAACGCCCAGTAACAGCAACAAACAGAAGCAGGTCACTCAACTGCAGGCCATTCATATTCTGTACTGCCTCCCTAAAATTGTTTAGTACTTAATCATCAAACAAATAAGAAATGACATGACATCAAATAAAATGCCATCATGGTGGTATCAATAGAAGGTTTGTACGCAGACAAAGATTCAAGTTCACTGCAATACCCCCCATCAATCAAACAGAGGGCAATACCAAAATATTGCACAAAAAATTGCAGTAGGTCAAGCAACAACTTGTACCATTCAGACACACACTGGTGATTGTGTGTTATGCGCCCACATTTGCATATGCTTGAAAAAGTATTGGTTTAAATTGAGTAGAAACTAGAATACATTGGCAACTATTGACCACTTTGAATAATGTAAAGTGTATGGGCAATACTGAAGTACCTGTACTTCGGAAACACTTGAGCACTCATATCTCAGACCTTGACGAGTTAAGATATATGCGGAATACCATGTCTCGTCATGCTCCCGTGTAAAGCTTGGCAGAGAACCTACTTCAACAATATCAGCAAGTAGAGTGGAATCTTGAGGACTGAAATCTGCACAAGTGTCTTTCAATCAGCAGTGAAATTTGAATGTGGATTTGAATAACAATATCAGATTGCAAACTTAAACGGGATTTgaaatccaaataaataaaaaagtggcAGTGGCATCACCAACACAATGGAGCAGGTAAAAACTGGGAACTTCAAAATTTCTATAGAGCATAATATTCCTGGACGAAGGATGTCTCCTGTGCTCATTTATCATCATTTATtggcacaaaaagaaaacacaaccGGATGGATAATTAGAACATGCATTAAGGCCATAGGGAGCGCAAGGGTGGGGATGGGTATTATTATGATAGCTGTCCTTCTCGATCATAATTGCAGATTTTGAGACATGAATCATCACAGGCACTCTACAAAACCACATATGGCTAAATGCATGGGTACACTACAAATGAAACAAGGGAGATAAGTAAAACATCTGTTACCTGTGGACaacaaatagaagaagatgCATGGTCCATTAAGCACAACAAAGCGAGGAAGCCAATCATCCACATCAGCATCATCAAGTGGCGGCGGCTCCCCAGGTAGAGCTGTCCATCTCTGTAAAGGACGGAGAACAGGAGGAAAAAACCTGTTACTGCTAGGTGCACAAAAGATTGCAGTAAGAACTGAAAAGAAAGTAACATAAGCAATTTGGAGAAATCCAATACAGTTCGGATGTACAAATAACCAGAGAACCGAGCAGAGcgcagaacttcatcaacatgtTCCAACCTGCACAGACAAAAGAAGTTACTGTTGTTAAACAAAAGTCAGTTTTGCTTTAACCTAAAGCATAGTCAAAACTTATCAAAAATTAGAAACTAGGCATGCTGACTTTCATGTTTCTTTACACTGAGATAATAAAGAGTGGAATTATAAAACATGGTTCAGCACTTGACAGTATATAATAAAGTGGAGCAATAAAACATGCAAAATATGCGGTCCATCACGAGAGGAGCATGAATACAAGTTCTTTTTATTGTCAAATCTTGAAACTGAAATTCTCAAACAAAGTGGAGGATTGAGGACAATATCTCAGACACTATTTAgcttaaaactaaattttaatcaCAGCTGAACCCGACTTTATCACTTGTCTGGGTTTAATTATGCTGGTCACTGCCAATTATATAAGTAAAGATTTGTTATTTGCTAGCAAAATCTCCCATTAGTTTTAAATTCCAGGATCAAGTTTCCCTTACTGAGCTTTCAAGTAAGATTCCCTCTCTTCTAAATATGCAAGTTCTGATCGAAGTGATTCTAACTCTCTGACAGGTAACTCAACctgcaaataaaaatacaatgtgGTGATTAGGACCATATAAACCTCAAAATAATCAATAAGCATGCTAGAAAGGGTTGTTCCATAAACCTTTTCCTGATCATTGGCGCTAGAACCCCATGACAGCCTCTGTAGGTTAAACAAATTCAGCATGAATGCAGCACTTCTTAGTTTTCTTCCAGACCAGAAATGACTATTTGAGCTATTCTAaatcagaaaaagaaacaaaatcaatacaAATTTCACCAGTCATTCCCTTCTCCGTTTCCTTTTcttcaaggaaaaaataagTACCTGGATGAATTATCAATTCTGGGCTGTTGGATAGATGAAGTTATGTTTTGAGGAGTGTCCTCACTAGAAGTTGATACTTGAAAGTGATCAGGGACTATATTCAACCTCCCACGACTATCATCCATGAGGCTATATGTTCACTTGAAGAAGATGGTACAAGCCCTAAAGcatgaaaaaacatatcaacATGAGAGATATCCCACTTGAGcagataataaattataaaaaattcagcACATAAAAACCAATCCCTCCAATCATTGCATAACTGAATACGCT
This genomic interval from Populus alba chromosome 1, ASM523922v2, whole genome shotgun sequence contains the following:
- the LOC118033776 gene encoding uncharacterized protein isoform X1 encodes the protein MDDSRGRLNIVPDHFQVSTSSEDTPQNITSSIQQPRIDNSSSSNSHFWSGRKLRSAAFMLNLFNLQRLSWGSSANDQEKVELPVRELESLRSELAYLEERESYLKAQLEHVDEVLRSARFSGYLYIRTRWTALPGEPPPLDDADVDDWLPRFVVLNGPCIFFYLLSTDFSPQDSTLLADIVEVGSLPSFTREHDETWYSAYILTRQGLRYECSSVSEVQVDSWLKVLQTDIKLVSETKVPSWFQ
- the LOC118033776 gene encoding uncharacterized protein isoform X2, which translates into the protein MDDSRGRLNIVPDHFQVSTSSEDTPQNITSSIQQPRIDNSSSSNSHFWSGRKLRSAAFMLNLFNLQRLSWGSSANDQEKVELPVRELESLRSELAYLEERESYLKAQLEHVDEVLRSARFSGYLYIRTRWTALPGEPPPLDDADVDDWLPRFVVLNGPCIFFYLLSTGDILRPGILCSIEILKFPVFTCSIVLVMPLPLFYLFGFQIPFKFAI